The Mesorhizobium sp. AR02 genomic interval GCCCATTCCATAGCGCGCCAGGAGTTAAAATGGTCTCGACGGACTGCTCCATGCCGTTCAAATCAAGGTGAGCGACGCGTGCGATGCCAAGGGCGGCGCCATAACTCCTGCGGCAATCCTGCACCGGACGCAGCAGCTCGTTGCCGCGCTTGACCATGCGGCCGGCCGGCCGCGCCGAGGCGATGTCGATCAGCACGGGATTCTTGGGATGCGGCGTCCACGGCCCGCGAAAATCCGGCGCCGACCACAGATGCAGCGCGTCGGAGAAAGCGCCGCCGCCGTCGCGGACAGTGGCGAACAGCCACCAGCGTCCGCCATGCTCGACCAGCGTGGCGTCGCTGGCGACGATGTTAGACAGCAGCGTTGCTTCCTTGACCCAGCCGCCGGGGAAGGCGGTGGCGCGGTAGAGGTCGACCGTGCCGTTGGCGCAGCTCTCCGGCACCATCCAGACCTCGCCATCGCGCTCGAAGACGAAGGGGTAGGAGAGGTGGTAGGGCAGGTCGAGCACCGGCTCGGGACGTCCGATCGGCCCCGATGGGCCGAAAGGCACGGCGGAGATGATGGCGCGGCCCAGACGGTGGATATAGTCCTCGACGAACAGGGTCACTTTCCCCTGGTACAGGATCGGGAACGGATCGGCGTAGAAGCGGCTGCCGTCGTCGGGCAGCACCTGCCAGCCCGTCGCCGGATGGGCGCGCAGGTCGAACAGATCGCGGCCATTGGTCTGGCGCCAGCCGACCTTCCAGTGCGGGGCGTTGTAGCAGAGGTGGTAGATTTTCTGGACGATGCGCCGCGCCAGCGCCTTGCCCGCCCTGACGCCAAGCTTGGCGGGCGAAGGTATCGCCGGCGGGGCACCGGCTTGCGCCGGCTCGGGCAGCACGGGCAGGGCCCGCGCCGCGCCGGTCATTGCGGCGAGGATCAGGCTTGCCGTGCGCGCCAACATGTCCTGGAAGGAGGCAAGCGCGATGCCGCCATATTCGGTGCCCAGGCGTCCTTCGGCGACAGTGGCGCCGTTTTCCTCGATGCGGGCAATCGGCGTGCGGCCGTCGAGGATCAGCGCCAGCAGAGCCGCTTCGCCGGCGGCGCCGTCATAGGTGACGCGCCAGACCCGCGTTCCTTCCAGGCTCACGTCGCCGCAGAGGTCGATCACCAGATCAGGAGAGGCGGGCGGCTGGGTGCGATATGGGGCGAGCGCCGACAGCGGCAGGCGCTTGGCAAGTCCGTCCGCCGGCAGGCCATGGAGGACCGTTTCGAGCTGGAACAAAGCCGCGGCACTGCCTGGAATGCCGCCCCCGGCCGGCCTGGCGTCGACGCAAGGCTCGACATGCGCGAGTGCGCCCAGCCGCTGCAGCAGCAACAGGTGAAAAGCACGGACGCACTCGCTGTCCAGGCGCAGGCTCACTTGCATGTCGCACCCCTAGCGTTTTGATGTTCGGTATCTGGCCGGTGTTCGAAAATTGGGCAGGGGAGATGGTCGCACGGATGGGCCGGAGTGAAGTGCTGCCCCATTTCCATACGTCTCCTGCTCGCCCGCGCCAGTGTTGACACGCTCGTGCCTTTATTAGGCAAACTCCGTGCCAAAAATCAGAAGAGCTCTCAACATAATTAACAGTGTTTTAACAGTTGAAGGAATAGCTAGGCTGAGGCCGCAATTTAATCTTTGCAGGCACATGGAGTGTTGTCGGAGCGACCTTTGCAATCATCCCTGCTCTCGTTGCCGCAACAAAACGCTCCGGAGGCGATGCAATATGCCCCGGAGCCAGTGCCGACGGCGTCCTATGTATCCTCGACCGTCGAGCTGGGTGACCTGAAGCGCATATTGGTGCGCCGCCGTTTCCTTATCCTCGCCACCGCCGCGCTGCTGACCCTTGCGACGCTGGCCTATGGATTGCTCACGCCGGCGCTTTACAGCTCGGTGGCGGAAATCATCATCGATCCGCAAGACCTGCAGGTGGTCACCAACGACGTCAATCCGAGCCGCGTTCCGCCCGATGGCGGCATCACCATGGTGGAAAGCCAGGTCAGTGTCGTCCAGTCGACCGGCGTGCTGCTCAAGGCCATCCAGGCAACCAACCTGACCGAGGATCCGGAATTCAACGGGCAGGGCGGGTTGGTGAGCCGTTTGCTCGGCGGCGTGCTGGGCTCGGGGGCGGCCGAAACCGACAGTACGGGCAAGACGCTCGATGCGCTGCGCCGGCGGCTGGCGGTGAAGCGGGCCGACAAGGTGCTGGTCCTCGACGTGATCGTCACCGCCAAGAGCGCCGACAAGGCGGCGAAGCTGGCCCAGGCCGTCGCAGAGGCCTACCTGGCCGACCAGGCGAGCGCGCGCGCGAAGATGGCCACGGACGCTTCCGATTCCATCACCGCCCGGCTGGACGAGCAGCGCAAGCGCGTGCAGCAGGCCGAGAACGCCGTCGAGGCCTACAAGTCCGCCAACAACATGGTGATGGCGGCGGGCAATCTGGTCAGCGACCAGGAACTGACCGAGATCAACACGCAGCTCTCGGCCGCACAGAGCCGCACTGCGACGCTAAAGGCGCAGGTCGACCAATTGCGCCGGTCCGGCGGCGCGCCGGACGCCACCTCGGAAGCGATGCGTTCGTCGGTGATATCAAGCCTGCGGGCGCAGGAAGCAACGCTTGTCGACCAGGTCTCGCAGCTTGGCACCGAACTCGGGCCGCGCCACCCCTCGATGATCGCGGCGCAGCAGCAGCTGCGCGACACGCGCGCGCTCATCGCGCGCGAACTCGGCCGCATCGGCGCCGCCGCCGAAACTGATTATGAGCGGGCGCTGGCCAACCAGCAGGCACTGGAGGCCAAGGTCGCCGGCATGAAGAGCAAGTCGCTCGACACCGACCAGGCTTCGGTCAAGCTGCGCGAATTGCAGCGCGATCTCGAGGCGGTGCGCTCCGTCTACGCCACCTATCTGCAGCGGGCGCAGGAAACGCGCGAGCAGATCAATGTCGACAGCACCAATGCGCGCATCATCTCCAACGCCATGCCCGCCCTGAAGAAGAGCTGGCCACCTTTGCCGCTGCTGCTTTTTGGCGCCCTCTTCGGTGGGCTGGGGCTGGGCACTGCGCTCGCGCTGATCGCGGAATATTCCTCGCCGACCGTGCTTTCCAGCGCGCAGATGCAATCGGCCATCGACGCGCCGGTGTTTGGCGTGCTGCCGGCAAAATCAGCCCGTCGCCGCTGGTGGCCTTTCGGCGCCGCCACCGTGGCAGGGCAGAAGACCGATGCGGTCGCGGGCCTGGCGCTGAGGCGCCTGTTCGCCTCCAGCCGGCGTCCGCCGAACTGGCCGCTGGTGCCGTCCATACTGCTGACGTCGCCACCCGAGGACGCCGCGCATCGGGGCCGGGTGGCGCGGCTGCTCGCCAATGCCGCGGCTGCCAGGGGCAGCCGTGTCCTGTTCATCGACACCAATGCAGGCAGCGGCAAGAAGGAGCCGCTGCCCGGCCTCCTCGACGTGCTGCGCGGCGAATACGCCTTCGAGGCGCTGAGCCAGTACACGGCCGGCAGCAATGTCGCGGTGCTGGGCAGGGGCCGGCAGACGGCCGTCTTCTCCGAGGCGCAGGGCGTCTATTTCACGCAGCATATGCTGGCCCAGGCGGGCCGCAACTTCGACCTCGTCGTCGTCGACGGCGGCGCGCTGGCCGACAATCTCAACGCCTCGCCGCTGGTCGCCATGGTCGACGAGATCGTCATGGTCGCCACGCTCAACTCGACGCCGATGCGCGATGTCACGGCGGCCTCGCAGGCCATTTCCGTCATGGGGCGGTTGCCGACCGGCGCCTTGCTGGTCGACGAGGCGGCCTGACATGGCTACCAGTTGGCCCGGCACCGGGCCCGCCACCCGGGGGGCCGCCAACCCGGCAGCCGGCTGGGCCGGTTCGGGTCAAGTCGGTTCGGGTCAGGCCACTGCGCGCGCCGGCTCTGTCGACTGGCTGACCAGCTTCGGCCTGGTCGCGGTTGTGGCGCTGCTGTTCGCGGTCTCCGGCGGCATGCTGTGGCTGGTGGGCTATAATTACGACGGCCTGACCGGCAACCCCGCGACCAAGATCCATCCTTCGACCTATCTGCTGGTGCTGGTGTTTGCCTGGCGCGCCTGCACCTTCGGCAATCCGATCGGCTACATGGTTGCCGTCGCCGACCGGCGGCCGGCCAGCGCGCTGCTGGCGGTCATGTCGATCGTGCTGCTGGTCGTCGTCATCGCGCGCCAACGCCCCGGCATGGCCGGCATGATCGACACCTTCGTGGCGCCGGCGCTGCTGGTGATGATGCTGGGCGAGGACGACGAGAAGACATTCGCCCGGATGCAGACCGTCGTTCACGCGGTCATGACCGCGAACGCGCTGCTCGCTTTGTTCGAGTTCGCCACCAAGACGCTGATCTTTCCCTATCGCCTCGACGGCGAAGCGTTCATGACCGACCTGCGTTCGACGGCGCTTCAGGGCCATCCGCTGTCCAATGCCACGGTCACCTCGATCTATGTGCTGGCGCTGCTCTCCGGGTCGAAATCGCTGTCCATGCCGCTGCGGCTCGGGCTGATCGGCCTGCAATGCGCGGCTCTGGTTGCCTTCGGCGGCCGCTCGGCGATGGTGCTGACGATCGCGCTCGGCGGTTGCTACATGCTCATCCAGGGCCTGCGCAGTCTGCGCACCGGGCGCGTCAACCTGCTTGGCGCGGCACTCGGCCTCATCCTTGCCGCGCTGGTGCCGGTGGTCATCGCGGTCGCGGCGTCATACGGCTTCTTCGACGCGCTGCTCGAGCGCTTCGTGTCGGACTCCGGCAGCGCCAATGCCCGCGTCGAGATGTTCGAACTCTTCAACCACCTGGAATGGCGCGACGTGATCGTGGGGCCGGACATCGACCTCATCGAGAGCCTGCGCCGCATCAACGGCCTCGAGCAAGGCATCGAGAATCCGATCATCCGCATGGTCCTCTATCAGGGCGCGTTCTTCACCTTGCTGTTGTTTGTCGGCTTCGCCTTGTTCATGCACGAAGTGGCGCGCCGCTGCCATGCCGGCATCTGGCTGCTGATGCTGGGCTGGCTGATCCTGCTCAACACCTCCGAAAGCCTGGCGTCGAAGACGACGCTGATGACCAAATTCGTGGTGATCGCGCTGGTGCTTTACCGGCCGGGGAAGATGATGGGGCGGCCTGTCGGAGCGGCTCCTCGTTTCGCGGAAACACGGAACCGGCCTATCTCTTCGCTTTGACGAAATCCGGACGGAAAACCGCTACTTCTCCTGGAATTGCTTGTCTTGTGGCGTTCGCTTCCGAGGGGCAGCAGGGAGCCGCTGGAAGTGGGCAACCACCTCGGCCGGGGCGGCCGCCGTCAAGGTTAGGAAGGTGCTGAATGCGAGACAAAGCGCCCCATTGTCGGGGCGCCTCATATTCGGGTCGTGATGGCTATCAGCCAGTCTGGCAAAGCTCGTTCGAGACCGGTCTGCATCGTGCGGTCGAGTCCGGACAGGGTCATGAAACCGGCGATGACCAGCAATGCTCCGAGGGCCATCTTGATGCCGCTGGATGCGCCGAGCATTCGGCCACGCCAGCGGAGCAACGCTTCGCGAGACAAGAGGGCCAGAACCAGCAGCGGCAATGACGTGCCGATGCCGAAAGCCAACATGGTCAACACCACCATGCCGAGATTTTCTCCGCGTGCGGCCATGATGGACGCTGCGCCGAGGGTCGGCCCGACGCAGGGCGTCCATACCGCCCCGAGCAACAGCCCGACGCCGAATTGACCAGAGATGCCGGAGGTCGAGAACCCGAGGAAGCGGCTTTGCGTCCAATTGCCCACCGGGCCGGCGGCTGTCGCAAGCTGAGTCTGGAAACGTGGTACGAGTAGCACCGCGCCAACCAGTATCAACAGCACTGCACCAGCCGAGCGAAACACCGTCATGTCGAGGCCGATTGAAAAGCCTATTGTAGCGACGAAGACGCCTATCGCGGTGAAGGAGACGGCAACGCCAGCCGCCAAGGCCAACGGTGCCAACCGATGTTCAGCCACTGCTCCGGTCAGGACGACCGGGAGGAGCGGCAGCACACAAGGCGAGAGGATCGACAGAACACCGGCAAGCAAGGCAAGCAGCATGTCATAGCGCCTCGCGCAGCAAGGCTTCGATCACGGCAGGATCGGTTTGGCCGGTTTGCCGGTCGATCTCCTTGCCACCCTTGTAGACAATCATCGTGCTTTGCATCTGGACACGGTAGCGAGCCAAAATCTCCTTTTGCGTATCGAAGTCGACGTCGAACTTCTTCATGTTCTTGAAGTCCGGCAATGCCAGTAGCGATGCTACAATGGGCTTTTGCGCCTGACAGGTTTCGCACCACGGCGCAGTGACGTGGACCATGACCGGTCCGCCGGCCTTGAGCGCTTCGTCGAAGCCGGGAATGGTTTCGTCGCCGTTGTGGCCGAACGCTGGCCACGCAGCGGCAACAATACCGGCAGCAGCCGAGAGCATCAGAAAGTGACGACGTTGCATGCTATGCAGTCTCCTTGAGGTTGGATGCCGCGAGTTCGGGGGCAAAGTGGTCGAACAAGAGGTCGGCGGCCTCGGCCGCTTGCTGTGGCGCGGTGATGGTGAGGACAACTCCGCGATAATTGTTCTTCAGGTCAAAAGTCAGAAACGCGCAGCAGGTTTGCTCCTTGCGCATCAAATCGGTGACCTCTTCCAGTGCTTCAGGCCCATAGGTGAGTTCGAGTGACAGCGGCGTGCGCTCCGCGTGATGCAGTGACCGACGGGCCAACGCTCGAATGCCGGCGACACGCTCCTTGAAATCAGACGCGCCAAGGGTGCAGGCGATGGTCAGGGCATCGTTCTCGGCCGCAGAACCGTAAGATGGGCCGCAGCCACACTCGACTTGTGCCTTCAATGATTGAAATGTGGCGTTGGGCGCGGCCTTCCGGCGCGAGAGAAGATAAAGTCCACCTGCGGCGACAACCACCAAAGCCAGACCAAGCTGGCCGATCAAAGCCAAGCCGACACCGCTGGCCGCGATGGCAGCGACAATCGGCGGCGCAATCAGAGGCGCGCAGGCTGCCAGAAGAAGGCCCGCGCCTGTGGTCGTCTTGTCAATGTTCATGCGTATTTCTCCCTGTTGCCGGGCCGGCGCGGGTGGAAACGGCCTGCCAAGCCAACACGGCCAGGATGACGACCGCAGCGTGAGCGAGGGCTGTTAACGCTGCCAGGCTCGCCACGCTTGCGTTGGCGCGAGCGAGTTGCAGGATGACCTCGCGGCCATCGAGAATTGCCGCAGCGCCCGCCAACAGAATGGCCAGCAAGAGGGTCGCTTTGCCAAGCCTCAGAACGGCGGCGGCAAGCATAATCGAAACGCCGACGAACCCCCATACCAGCCAAGGGGTTTCGAGGTTGATGCCAAGGATCGTTTGCTCCGCGTGACTGCCCGTTTCGCCGACCTCGGCGCTGTCACCACCTTGTTTCGCAGTAGAACTCTCGGCCGCTTCATCATGGCCCCCCTGTTCTTGAGCCCCGGCTGCTTCGTCGTGCGCGGCCATGCTGGCTGGCTCCCGATGCCCGCTCCCTTCCATCAAGACGGCGGTGGCGAAGAGAAGCGCCGAGATCGCCAGCATTGCCGACGTCCAACGGACGAGGGCGACACGATTTGCGAAAAAATCCATCAGCAAAATCTTCCTTTCCCATCAATATGAAGGTAGTGTACTCCTTCAAGTAACTTGAGGTTCAAGGAGTATCTTGCGATGAACCTTCACATCCGCGTGTTCACCATCGGGGCGCTCGCCAAGGCTGCGGGCGTCACGACGCCTACAATCCGCTACTATGAGGAGATCGGTTTGCTGCCTCCCGCGCCGCGCACGGCCGGAGGTCAGCGCACCTATGATGACGACGATTTGGGGCGATTGACGTTCATCAAGCAATGCCGAGACTTCGGCTTCGGTATCGATCAGGTGCGCGTGCTGCTGGAGCTATCGATCAGCACCGACCGCGATTGCGCGGAAACGCGCGACATCGCCCAAGTGCATCTCGACGAAGTGCGCCAGAAACTCGCCGAGCTGCGTCAGCTCGAACGACGCCTGGAGGGCTTTGTAACACGCTGCAACGTCGCCTGCGCCGGTGGTCCCGGGCAAGACTGCGTGATTTTCAAGGATATGGCGGCCACGGGCGGCTGCTGCGGATAGTGGGGCTGGACGTGAACCCATAAACTCTGAGTGGCGGCGGACATCCGCTTTGGTGCGCATTTCGGGCCCAAGGCGGCATCACGGCACTTCCAAAAGCCACGAGGCGACGTGAATGTAAGACCGCGCCCGCAAGCGGAAAGGCAGAACCGCTCTATCTCTTTGTTTCACGCAATTCCGGACGGAGAACCGCTCCGCGCTCTTCCTGAAATTGCCTAGTCGGCCGGCATCACCAACCCAAGCGCCTCGACCATCGCCGGATCCAGCGCGCGGGTGGCGCCGTCCATCATGCCCATGCCGTCGAAGAGGTCCCAGAAGGCCCAGGGGAAGCCGAACGACTCGGCGCTCTGCCTGACATCGGCGATGTAGCGGGCGCGGTCGGGGTTGGGCGCGGCGACATAGTGAGCGTCGGTGCGCAGCGCGCCGAATTCGCCCATGATGATGCGCTCCGGCGCAATGCCATGGGCGTCGGCCCAGGCGCGCGCCTGGCTGAGATATTTGTCGATGAGCCAGCGGTCGGGCCGGGCGTCGAAATAGACCTTCAGCACGCGCTCGGTTTCGGCATAGGCGGCCTTCTTGGCCTCTTCGGAGGTCTCGGTGTCCTGCGCCATGCGCGCCCTGACGGAGGCCAGCGTCTGTTCGAGCGAGCCGGCGGCGGCCGGCCACGGCACGTTGTTCAGTGAACGGTAGACCGGCTCGCGCATCCAGGGGGCGCCCTGGTGGCTGAACAGATAGGGCTCGTAGAAGTGGAAGGTGAACAGGATCGGCTCGAAGGATGCCAGCGGCGCCGGATCGAGCGCGGCCAGCCCGCTCACCATCGAGCCGCAGCCGCCGGTGATGACCAGCGGCAAGGCTGCGGACGACGCCCTGGCCGCCGTCAGAAGGGCTGCCTGGACGTTTGACCAGACGTTGGAATCGCAGGACTGAGGTGGTTCGTTGACCGGCTCCAGCGCGACCATGCCCGGCGTGAACCGCGCCAGCCTGCCGGCGAGCTCGCCGACGAGCCCGCGATAGGCGGCGAATTCGGGTGCGGCGGTGCTCGAGACCATGCGGTCGGGGTTCCAGTAGTGAGTGGCGCCATTGGCCTGGACGTTGACGATGATGCCGAGACCGGCGTCGAGCGTGGCGGTGACGGCGGCGTCCAACATGTCCAGCAACTTGCCGCGGGTGGTGGCGTCGGCGGCCAGGAACGGGCCGGGATCGACGGGCAGGCGGATGAAATCGAGCCCGGTCTTGCGCAGCCGAGCAAGGTCGTCTGGGGTCGGCACCGGCCGCTGCGACTGGAAGGGCGGCCAGTCATAGTCGGTGCGCGGTGCGGGAAACTCACGCGTCAGCGCAAACCAGGGCCAGGCGTTGACGCCGCGGCGGAAACGCCACGCGCCGCTGGCCGTGGCGGCTTGTGATGGAGCGGCGAGCGGTGCGGCCAACGGCGCGGCAGCGGCGGCGAGCGCCGCCTTGAGGATCCGCCGGCGCGACCAGTCCGTCATACGGCGCCGGGCGAGGGGCGGTCGATCGCGGTCTGCGCCGGGGCTTTGGCGCCGAGCAGATGCAGTGCCTCGTTCTCATAGGCCAGCAGGACATCGTCCCAGCGGAAGGCTTCGCGGGCGCGCGTCCTGGCGGCTTCGCCGCAGGCCTTGACCAGCGCGTCGTCTTCCATCGCCCGTTGCATTTGTTCGGCGCAGCTTTGCGTGTCGGTGAAGTGGATGGCGGCGGCGCCGGCGACCCACCTGTTGTAGGGATTGTCGTGCGCGATCACCATGTTGCCGGCGGCCAGCGCCTCGACCAGTGACGGGTTGGTGCCGCCGACCGTGTGGCCATGCATATAGGCGCGGGCGTGGTAGCGGAGCGCCTTGACCGCCGCCTGGTCGTAGATGGCGCCCGGCAGGACCACCGAAGCGTTCGCCGCCTTGCGGACCGCGACATGATAAGGGATCTGGTCGGACAGCGTGCCCAGCACCACCAGCTTCATGTCGCGCTTCTGGCTGCAGAAGGCTTCGACGATGGGCAGGATGTTGTTGTCGGGCTCGATGCGCGCGATCGAGATCAGGTATTTTCCAGGCTCGAGGCCGAGCGCGCGCACCGGCGCCTCAGGTGCCGATGTCACCGGGTCGGCGCCATAGGCGATGGTGGTGATGGCGCTGCGCGGCCGGCGCGTCGCCAGGTGATCGGCAATGACGGGATGGTCGGCGACCAGGCGGTGCGAGGCCCAGGCGCCGATCCACTCATTGAGCCAGAACCATGTGCGCGCCGCACGCCCCCATTTGGGCCGGCGCCACTCGATGCCGTCCATATTGGTGATGATCTTGCGCCGCATCAGCCTGAGCCAGGTCAGGAAGACCGCGCCATTGTAGCCGAGCACCAGGCAGACGCCGGGCCGCCGGGCAGCATCGAGCACGCATTGCCAGTCGAATTCAAGCGTCGCGCGCGGGCCTTTCGAGGCAACCTGGACGTGGATGAGGTCGATGCCGCGCCAGCTGTCGACGCGCACCCTCTGGTCGACCCGCTCGACCTCCTCCTGGCAGTAGACGCCGACCTTCCAGCCGCGGCCGACCAGAAAAAGCGCCAGCTTCTCGGCGAAGGTCTCGAAGCCGCCATGGGCAGCGGGAATGCCGCGCGTTCCCAGGATCAGGATGGAAGGCTGTTCCGCTTTCATGGTGCTTTCAGGTCCGCTCGGTCCGCTATGCGAGGCTGTCTCATTTCAAAACCGCTGCCTTGCATTATGCCTGCCAGGCCCGATTCCAGCCATTGTCGCATCTGGGTTGTAAAATATTTGTTCCAATCGCCGGGGTTGTTTCACTATCGGTCAACTTTCCGCACGTATGTGTATCGAAACGAGGCGATGCCGGGGCTTGTTGACCCGCAAATGGATATATTAGCCCGGCATAATCCTTGCAAATGGACTTCTGCGCGCCAGAATCGGCGGAGGGCGTGCAGCATTGGTGTGGTGATCCGGGTCTACATCCGTTTCATGACCATACTGGCAACCAGTGAAGTCCAAAGGGCTGTTGGACTTGAAGTTTCCGGCCGCTGATAGCGTCAGGCGGCGGAATCGTCAAACCACTCCTGACAGAAAGATGCATGTGAATATGCGGATTGCCTGCATCCATCAGGGCTACGAACTCTACGGTTCCGACCGCAGCTTCGCGGAGAGCGTGGCGGCGTTGCGCGCCGCGTTTCCGTTGGCCGACATCGAAGTGGTCTTGCCGCGCAGCGGACCGATCGTCGAAATCCTGGAGCCTCATGCCAGCCGGATCGTCTTCGAGCCGCTCTGGGTGCTGCGACGCCAGGCGATGCTGAGGCTGGCGACCATCGAGATGGCGCGGCTGCCGGTCGCGCTGTGGCGGGCATGGCGGCGCCTCAGCGATTGCGACCTCGTCTATGTCAACACCTCGATCGTTGCCGACTATGCGCTGGCCTCGCGCCTGCTGCCCAGCAAGGCGCTGCTGCACATCCACGAAATTCCCGAAGGCGTGCTGCGCCGGATCCTCGTCGGCCTGATGCACTGGAGCCATGCCGATCTGATCTTCAACTCGAAAGCGACGCGCGCCACGTTCGGCGAGCCCAGATCCGCGCGCTCCTACGTTGTCTATAACGGCGTTGCCGGTCCGGCGGCGGCGCAAGCGATGACCTATGACGGCAAGCGCCCGCTGCGGGTGCTGCTGCTTGGCCGCGTCAACCGGATCAAGGGCCAGGAAGTGCTTTTGGAGGCGATCGCCTCGCTGCCGGCCGAACTGAAGTCGAGGATCGAGGTGCGGCTGGTCGGCGGCGCCTTCGAAAGCGTCGAGCGCGAGCGTGCGCTGGCCGAACTGGTCGAGACCATGGGGCTGGCCGGACAGGTCAGCGCCTTGCCCTTCATCCCAGATCCTTCGGAGCATTATCGCTGGGCCGACATCGTCACCGTGCCGTCGCGGCGTCCGGAATCGCTGGGTCGTGTCGCCATCGAGGCGATGGCCTATGGCCGTCCGCCGCTGGTGTCGGCGATCGGCGGGCTGGTCGAGGTGGTCGCCGACGGCGAGACCGGATGGCATGTTCCGCCTGGCGATGCGGCAGCGTTGGCCGCGAAATTGCAGGAGATCATCGTCGCCCCTGAGGCCTGGCGCGGCTTTGTCGCCGCCGGACGCAAACGCTATGAGACGATGTTCAGCGAGCCGGTCGCCGCGGCCGCGATCGCGGCGATCGCCGCCGACAAGCTGAAGGCCGCGATCGCGCGGCCGGGCAGGGCGGCAAGCACCCGCCAGGCGGAGACACGGCCGTGAAGTTCCCGATCCATCTGGTGCGACGCCTCGTGCTGATGATCGGCGGCGAGGCGATGCAGAGCGGCTTTCATTTTGCCCTCAACATCGCGCTGCTGCACATGCTGTCGGCGCAAGGCTACGGCCTCTTCGCCATCGCCATGGTGATGGGCGGCGTCGGCCTGTCCTACATCAGATCGCTCACCGCGGTTCCGGCCTCGATATGGATGGGCAAGAGCACCAACAGCGCCGGCGTCGACGCCCATGACGTGGCCTTTGGAACAGCGGCGCTGGTCGTGGCGCTGCTGATGGCGGTCGGCACGGCTGTCCTGATGCATCTCCTGGGCGATCCGAGCGGCATTGCCGCCGGCTGCTTCGTCGGCGCATGGTCGCTGCGCAGCCATATGCGCACGGCCTTCTTCGCGCGCCGCCAGCAGGTGATCGTCTCCATCAGCGACGCGGCTTTCACGATCGCCGGCACCGTGTTCGCCGGGCTGGCGATCTGGTTCGCCGGGGCCGCGCTGCAGACCGTGTTCTATGCCCTTGCCGCGGCCAATCTGATTGGCATCTTCGTCCTGGTCCGGCTGGCACGCCGCACAATCCGCATCTCCTTCCGCATGCCGACGCGCCGGCGTTATACCAAGCTCTGGCGCCAGCTGTGCTGGTCGGCGTTCAGCGCGACCACCACCAACATCCAGGGTCAATGCCTGGCGCTGCTGGTTGCCGGCATTGCCGGGCCTGCCGCCTACGCACCGCTGGCGGCGGTCCTTGTGTTCTTTGCCCCGCTGCGCATCATC includes:
- a CDS encoding MerR family transcriptional regulator, translating into MNLHIRVFTIGALAKAAGVTTPTIRYYEEIGLLPPAPRTAGGQRTYDDDDLGRLTFIKQCRDFGFGIDQVRVLLELSISTDRDCAETRDIAQVHLDEVRQKLAELRQLERRLEGFVTRCNVACAGGPGQDCVIFKDMAATGGCCG
- a CDS encoding GumC family protein, yielding MQYAPEPVPTASYVSSTVELGDLKRILVRRRFLILATAALLTLATLAYGLLTPALYSSVAEIIIDPQDLQVVTNDVNPSRVPPDGGITMVESQVSVVQSTGVLLKAIQATNLTEDPEFNGQGGLVSRLLGGVLGSGAAETDSTGKTLDALRRRLAVKRADKVLVLDVIVTAKSADKAAKLAQAVAEAYLADQASARAKMATDASDSITARLDEQRKRVQQAENAVEAYKSANNMVMAAGNLVSDQELTEINTQLSAAQSRTATLKAQVDQLRRSGGAPDATSEAMRSSVISSLRAQEATLVDQVSQLGTELGPRHPSMIAAQQQLRDTRALIARELGRIGAAAETDYERALANQQALEAKVAGMKSKSLDTDQASVKLRELQRDLEAVRSVYATYLQRAQETREQINVDSTNARIISNAMPALKKSWPPLPLLLFGALFGGLGLGTALALIAEYSSPTVLSSAQMQSAIDAPVFGVLPAKSARRRWWPFGAATVAGQKTDAVAGLALRRLFASSRRPPNWPLVPSILLTSPPEDAAHRGRVARLLANAAAARGSRVLFIDTNAGSGKKEPLPGLLDVLRGEYAFEALSQYTAGSNVAVLGRGRQTAVFSEAQGVYFTQHMLAQAGRNFDLVVVDGGALADNLNASPLVAMVDEIVMVATLNSTPMRDVTAASQAISVMGRLPTGALLVDEAA
- a CDS encoding VpsF family polysaccharide biosynthesis protein (VpsF, distantly related to oligosaccharide ligases, is encoded next to the probable flippase VpsE.), coding for MATSWPGTGPATRGAANPAAGWAGSGQVGSGQATARAGSVDWLTSFGLVAVVALLFAVSGGMLWLVGYNYDGLTGNPATKIHPSTYLLVLVFAWRACTFGNPIGYMVAVADRRPASALLAVMSIVLLVVVIARQRPGMAGMIDTFVAPALLVMMLGEDDEKTFARMQTVVHAVMTANALLALFEFATKTLIFPYRLDGEAFMTDLRSTALQGHPLSNATVTSIYVLALLSGSKSLSMPLRLGLIGLQCAALVAFGGRSAMVLTIALGGCYMLIQGLRSLRTGRVNLLGAALGLILAALVPVVIAVAASYGFFDALLERFVSDSGSANARVEMFELFNHLEWRDVIVGPDIDLIESLRRINGLEQGIENPIIRMVLYQGAFFTLLLFVGFALFMHEVARRCHAGIWLLMLGWLILLNTSESLASKTTLMTKFVVIALVLYRPGKMMGRPVGAAPRFAETRNRPISSL
- a CDS encoding cytochrome c biogenesis CcdA family protein, whose translation is MLLALLAGVLSILSPCVLPLLPVVLTGAVAEHRLAPLALAAGVAVSFTAIGVFVATIGFSIGLDMTVFRSAGAVLLILVGAVLLVPRFQTQLATAAGPVGNWTQSRFLGFSTSGISGQFGVGLLLGAVWTPCVGPTLGAASIMAARGENLGMVVLTMLAFGIGTSLPLLVLALLSREALLRWRGRMLGASSGIKMALGALLVIAGFMTLSGLDRTMQTGLERALPDWLIAITTRI
- a CDS encoding thioredoxin family protein, with amino-acid sequence MQRRHFLMLSAAAGIVAAAWPAFGHNGDETIPGFDEALKAGGPVMVHVTAPWCETCQAQKPIVASLLALPDFKNMKKFDVDFDTQKEILARYRVQMQSTMIVYKGGKEIDRQTGQTDPAVIEALLREAL
- a CDS encoding formyl transferase, which encodes MQVSLRLDSECVRAFHLLLLQRLGALAHVEPCVDARPAGGGIPGSAAALFQLETVLHGLPADGLAKRLPLSALAPYRTQPPASPDLVIDLCGDVSLEGTRVWRVTYDGAAGEAALLALILDGRTPIARIEENGATVAEGRLGTEYGGIALASFQDMLARTASLILAAMTGAARALPVLPEPAQAGAPPAIPSPAKLGVRAGKALARRIVQKIYHLCYNAPHWKVGWRQTNGRDLFDLRAHPATGWQVLPDDGSRFYADPFPILYQGKVTLFVEDYIHRLGRAIISAVPFGPSGPIGRPEPVLDLPYHLSYPFVFERDGEVWMVPESCANGTVDLYRATAFPGGWVKEATLLSNIVASDATLVEHGGRWWLFATVRDGGGAFSDALHLWSAPDFRGPWTPHPKNPVLIDIASARPAGRMVKRGNELLRPVQDCRRSYGAALGIARVAHLDLNGMEQSVETILTPGALWNGRKLHTLNEAGGLEFIDGSAIAPRWKQRARR